The following proteins are encoded in a genomic region of Streptomyces sp. SLBN-31:
- a CDS encoding TetR/AcrR family transcriptional regulator: MVTSRWTAAPAQAASPRRRGAVLERAILDAALDQLGTVGWNGLTMEGVAAGAQTGKAAVYRRWPSKEDLVADALQAALPRIEEVPDLGSVREDLLQLCRQARDAMFSRPGYAVRSVVHECNPVQAERFHTVIFDGIVEPTLKLLREVITRGIARNEVRSDAANGYVFDAVPAMMMYRSKMCGSEWSDRDLEEMVDQLMVPLLRPSGG; this comes from the coding sequence ATGGTTACCTCGCGCTGGACGGCCGCCCCCGCTCAGGCGGCCTCCCCCCGTCGGCGCGGCGCCGTACTCGAACGCGCCATCCTCGATGCCGCCCTGGACCAGCTCGGCACGGTCGGCTGGAACGGTCTGACCATGGAGGGCGTCGCTGCCGGCGCCCAGACCGGCAAGGCCGCGGTCTACCGCCGGTGGCCGTCCAAGGAGGACCTCGTCGCGGACGCCCTGCAGGCTGCCCTGCCGCGCATCGAGGAGGTGCCCGATCTGGGCAGCGTGCGTGAGGACCTGCTCCAGCTGTGCCGCCAGGCGCGGGACGCGATGTTCTCCCGCCCCGGATACGCCGTCCGCTCCGTGGTTCACGAGTGCAACCCGGTGCAGGCGGAGCGGTTCCACACCGTGATCTTCGACGGGATCGTCGAGCCCACGCTCAAGCTGCTCCGCGAAGTCATCACGCGGGGAATCGCTCGGAACGAGGTGCGGTCCGACGCGGCGAACGGTTACGTCTTCGACGCAGTCCCCGCCATGATGATGTACCGATCCAAGATGTGCGGGAGTGAATGGAGCGACCGCGATCTCGAGGAAATGGTCGACCAGTTGATGGTTCCGCTGCTTCGGCCGAGCGGGGGCTGA
- a CDS encoding MFS transporter produces MTTSQLIKDQKPGAARRGGRPGVALAVIAACQLMVVLDATIVNIALPHIQDALQFSTTDLTWVVSAYTLTFGGLLLLGGRAGDILGRRRVFMTGILLFTLASLLGGLAQEPWQLLAARVLQGMGGAIASPTALALITTTFPEGPERNRAFGVFAAVSAGGGAIGLLSGGMLTEWLDWRWVFFVNVPIGLVIILLAPVYINESERHSGRFDIAGAVTSTAGMASLVYGFIRAADEGWRDSLTVGSFGAAVVLLAAFALIESRAKEPITPLRMFADRNRSGTYVIMLSLAAAMFGMFFYIVLFVQNVLGYSPIQAGLAFLPVTVVIALGAGLSQRFLPRFGPKPFMLTGSALAVVGLTWQTMISSDSSYVGGVLGPMLVFGFGMGLNFVTLTVTAVSGVAQHEAGAASGLLNAMQQVGGSLGLSILTTVFGSASKDEASKQLPKFLADGSPEQKAEFAKTHQLPGTWGHEVLAHGISVGFVAAAAMAVLALATAWLVIRVRKSDLEALAGTAGPGIG; encoded by the coding sequence GTGACAACCTCTCAGTTGATCAAAGATCAGAAGCCGGGTGCGGCTCGCCGGGGCGGCCGCCCCGGCGTCGCGCTCGCGGTCATCGCGGCCTGCCAACTCATGGTGGTCCTCGACGCGACGATTGTGAACATCGCGCTGCCGCACATTCAAGACGCGCTCCAGTTCAGCACGACCGACCTCACCTGGGTCGTCAGCGCCTACACACTCACCTTCGGCGGCCTGCTGCTCCTGGGCGGCCGGGCCGGCGACATCCTCGGTCGTCGCCGGGTCTTCATGACCGGCATCCTGTTGTTCACCCTCGCCTCGCTGCTCGGCGGCCTCGCCCAGGAGCCCTGGCAGCTGCTGGCCGCGCGGGTCCTGCAGGGCATGGGAGGCGCGATCGCGTCGCCCACCGCGCTGGCGCTCATCACCACCACGTTTCCCGAGGGACCCGAGCGCAACCGGGCGTTCGGCGTCTTCGCGGCGGTCTCCGCGGGCGGCGGTGCCATCGGACTGCTCTCCGGCGGCATGCTCACCGAGTGGCTGGACTGGCGCTGGGTGTTCTTCGTCAACGTGCCGATCGGCCTGGTGATCATCCTTCTCGCGCCGGTCTACATCAACGAGTCCGAGCGCCATTCGGGGCGCTTCGACATCGCGGGCGCCGTGACCTCGACCGCGGGCATGGCCTCGCTCGTCTACGGCTTCATCCGCGCTGCGGACGAGGGCTGGCGGGACAGTCTGACCGTCGGGTCCTTCGGCGCCGCCGTGGTCCTGCTGGCGGCCTTCGCACTGATCGAGTCCCGGGCCAAGGAGCCCATCACGCCGCTGCGGATGTTCGCCGACCGCAACCGCTCGGGCACGTACGTGATCATGCTGAGCCTGGCCGCGGCGATGTTCGGCATGTTCTTCTACATCGTGCTCTTCGTGCAGAACGTGCTGGGGTACAGCCCGATCCAGGCCGGCCTCGCCTTCCTGCCGGTGACGGTCGTGATCGCGCTCGGCGCGGGTCTGTCGCAGCGGTTCCTGCCCCGGTTCGGCCCCAAGCCGTTCATGCTCACCGGCTCCGCGCTCGCGGTGGTCGGACTGACCTGGCAGACCATGATCAGCTCGGACAGCTCCTACGTCGGCGGGGTGCTCGGTCCGATGCTGGTCTTCGGCTTCGGCATGGGCCTGAACTTCGTGACGCTGACGGTGACCGCGGTCTCCGGTGTCGCCCAGCACGAGGCGGGTGCGGCCTCGGGTCTCCTCAACGCCATGCAGCAGGTGGGCGGTTCGCTCGGGCTGTCCATCCTGACGACGGTGTTCGGCTCGGCCAGCAAGGACGAGGCGTCGAAGCAGCTTCCGAAGTTCCTCGCCGACGGTTCGCCGGAACAGAAGGCGGAGTTCGCCAAGACGCATCAGCTGCCCGGCACATGGGGGCACGAGGTGCTCGCCCACGGCATCTCGGTGGGCTTCGTCGCCGCCGCGGCAATGGCCGTACTGGCACTCGCGACCGCCTGGCTGGTGATCCGGGTGCGGAAAAGCGACCTGGAGGCTCTCGCCGGAACGGCGGGCCCGGGCATCGGCTGA
- a CDS encoding ribonuclease HII translates to MPYEPPTHTVERSLRATTGAKIIAGVDEVGRGAWAGPVTVCAAVTGLRRPPEGLTDSKLLTVKRRTVLAEELRKWVTSYALGHASHEEIDALGMTAALRLAAGRALEALPVRPDAVILDGKHDYLGMPWKVRTVIKGDQSCVAVAAASVIAKVQRDKMMAELGVDHADFGFADNAGYPSPVHKAALEVRGPTPYHRLSWAYLDALPQWRHLKKVRSWADGSVPEIEGQLGFDF, encoded by the coding sequence ATGCCGTACGAACCCCCTACTCACACCGTCGAGCGCTCCCTTCGCGCAACGACCGGAGCGAAGATCATTGCCGGTGTCGACGAGGTGGGGCGCGGCGCGTGGGCCGGCCCCGTCACCGTCTGCGCGGCGGTCACCGGACTGCGCCGACCTCCCGAAGGCCTCACCGACTCCAAGCTGCTCACCGTGAAGCGCCGCACCGTGCTCGCCGAGGAGCTGCGGAAGTGGGTGACGTCCTACGCGCTCGGCCACGCCTCGCACGAGGAGATCGACGCTCTCGGGATGACCGCGGCCCTGCGACTGGCGGCGGGGCGCGCCCTTGAGGCTCTGCCGGTCCGCCCGGACGCGGTGATCCTCGACGGCAAGCACGACTACCTGGGGATGCCCTGGAAGGTCCGTACGGTCATCAAGGGCGACCAGTCGTGCGTGGCGGTGGCCGCGGCCTCGGTGATCGCCAAGGTTCAGCGCGACAAAATGATGGCCGAACTGGGCGTCGACCATGCAGACTTCGGGTTTGCGGACAACGCCGGGTATCCGTCGCCCGTGCACAAGGCCGCACTGGAGGTACGGGGGCCCACCCCGTATCACCGGTTGTCGTGGGCGTATCTTGATGCGCTGCCCCAGTGGCGGCATCTCAAGAAGGTCCGCAGCTGGGCGGACGGAAGCGTTCCGGAAATCGAGGGTCAGCTCGGCTTCGATTTCTGA